A single genomic interval of Halichondria panicea chromosome 2, odHalPani1.1, whole genome shotgun sequence harbors:
- the LOC135331050 gene encoding TNF receptor-associated factor 5-like — MDDFGGYDYEFIDSVQDRYKCTICTKVLRDPELTVCCGQHYCGTCLLQWFTKQHKTSCPYCRTEGSQFQHVKNKGLKSEISQLKISCSNKCHGCEWTGELGELSDHLKRSGESGCSYAKIECPNKCSVKVIRINLASHIITECSQRQEKCQHCGKQDTFAAIAEHKIVCLNFPLVCPNNCDSDLIERGKMPEHLKICPKRKQECPFEVAGCTVSLKPGDLERHMESSMIQHMQMLAIEHKEMKEKTTKMESELKSMQEKQAKEKETAKMLKQSLIFELRALDGSVHGGMKSAAYEAIETILEEESDIMNKPEPTAFRLLNFSQLARSSTTWYSAPFTIQHYKLCLAVHPRGLGSGFESHASLSLILLEVRTATTSESPTFSSLLSSIHVLVPMLKLGSGNYHRVYLSGICGANIDLSLLTEGEDNRILGTREEWITHEAVSQGLWNDSLIVKIEQAEEKPSFEEMQAALMRRAMNSGRAECNPS; from the coding sequence ATGGACGACTTCGGAGGTTACGATTATGAATTTATAGATAGTGTTCAAGATCGTTACAAGTGTACAATTTGTACTAAAGTATTGAGAGATCCTGAGCTAACAGTTTGCTGTGGTCAACACTACTGTGGAACCTGTCTATTGCAGTGGTTTACGAAACAGCACAAGACGAGTTGTCCTTATTGCAGAACGGAGGGCTCTCAGTTCCAACATGTGAAGAACAAGGGATTAAAGAGTGAGATTAGCCAGCTCAAGATTTCGTGCTCCAATAAGTGCCATGGCTGTGAGTGGACGGGGGAACTTGGAGAGTTAAGTGATCATCTGAAGCGTTCAGGAGAAAGTGGCTGCAGCTATGCCAAGATCGAGTGCCCTAATAAGTGTAGTGTGAAAGTGATTCGTATTAACCTAGCAAGTCACATCATTACCGAGTGTAGCCAGAGACAAGAAAAGTGTCAGCACTGTGGAAAACAGGATACATTTGCAGCTATTGCAGAGCACAAGATTGTGTGCCTCAATTTCCCATTAGTTTGCCCCAACAATTGTGACAGCGATTTAATTGAAAGAGGAAAGATGCCAGAGCACTTGAAAATATGCCCCAAGCGAAAACAGGAGTGTCCGTTTGAAGTAGCTGGTTGTACAGTCAGCTTGAAGCCAGGAGATCTAGAGAGACATATGGAGAGTAGCATGATACAACATATGCAAATGCTTGCGATTGAACACAAAGAAATGAAGGAAAAGACTACAAAGATGGAAAGTGAGCTTAAAAGCATGCAAGAAAAACAAGCTAAAGAGAAAGAAACTGCCAAAATGCTTAAACAGTCTTTAATTTTTGAGCTTAGAGCTTTGGACGGGAGTGTACATGGTGGCATGAAAAGTGCAGCATATGAAGCTATTGAGACTATTCTTGAGGAAGAGAGTGACATTATGAACAAGCCTGAGCCGACAGCGTTTCGACTTCTCAACTTCTCCCaactagctagatctagcacaACATGGTACAGTGCTCCCTTTACCATTCAACACTACAAGTTATGTCTAGCTGTGCATCCTAGAGGCTTGGGCTCAGGCTTTGAATCGCATGCCTCCCTCTCCTTGATTCTACTGGAAGTCCGTACAGCCACTACGAGTGAGAGCCCGACCTTTAGTAGCCTACTTTCTTCTATCCACGTGCTTGTTCCAATGCTAAAGCTTGGTTCTGGGAACTACCATCGCGTCTATCTCAGTGGGATTTGCGGTGCGAACATTGATCTTTCTCTTCTGACAGAGGGGGAAGACAATCGCATTCTGGGGACTCGAGAGGAATGGATTACCCACGAAGCTGTGTCGCAAGGACTGTGGAATGATTCATTGATTGTCAAGATCGAGCAAGCAGAGGAAAAACCATCATTTGAGGAGATGCAGGCGGCTTTGATGAGGCGTGCTATGAACTCGGGGAGGGCAGAGTGCAATCCATCCTAG
- the LOC135331051 gene encoding TNF receptor-associated factor 3-like: protein MQSSQFISPVSDRFNCNICTNVLREPKLTVCCGQHYCSDCLKQWFGKQRKESCPHCRAEGSKFQHVPNRSLNSEINQLKINCSNRTQGCTWNGELGDLKTHMESRSGCRYETVDCTNKCGTKNCRKDLDTHLRSSCPLRLETCQYCKKQDTHRAMQSHKDACPKAPVSCPNGCSLSMFRAFTRENLQAHLSTCSKARKPCPFEEVGCTVRDKPDELKKHLTANQAQHLTMLMESSKKVLVQLKETKEELQETKQELAKTNSKLEMETELLSSLKRGLAFEVNAIKQSDTENERIGAFRSIQSMLEEEELENLDSLIFRVIDFVKHFRDVTIWYSAPFIIEGFKVCVGVHPKGVGVGLGTHASFSLILLDIVSSSPNNEDFTGSLDDIRVLVPLSNNRVHRSFLKEVKGALPFDLSPLKVGEKRRILGTIKDWIPHIIVKAELEGQSFMIKIERGGDFHRALFASAMRASALSMAAREDCRTS, encoded by the coding sequence ATGCAGTCTTCCCAGTTTATATCACCTGTTTCTGATCGCTTTAACTGCAATATTTGTACCAATGTGCTTCGTGAACCTAAGCTAACCGTTTGTTGTGGACAGCACTATTGCAGCGACTGTTTGAAACAATGGTTTGGCAAGCAACGCAAGGAGAGTTGTCCACATTGCAGAGCCGAGGGGTCAAAGTTTCAACATGTTCCCAATCGAAGTCTCAATAGTGAGATAAACCAACTCAAGATCAACTGCTCCAACCGCACACAAGGCTGTACTTGGAATGGAGAATTGGGTGATCTGAAGACGCACATGGAGTCACGCAGTGGCTGTAGATATGAGACAGTGGATTGCACAAATAAGTGTGGAACAAAAAACTGCAGGAAAGATCTCGACACACACCTTCGCAGCTCATGTCCACTCCGACTTGAAACTTGCCAGTACTGCAAGAAACAAGACACCCACAGGGCTATGCAGTCACACAAAGATGCCTGCCCCAAGGCTCCAGTCTCATGTCCCAATGGATGCTCGCTGTCAATGTTCAGGGCCTTTACTCGGGAGAATCTACAAGCTCACCTCTCCACATGTTCAAAGGCCCGCAAACCGTGTCCGTTTGAAGAAGTTGGATGTACAGTTCGAGACAAACCTGACGAACTCAAAAAGCACCTTACAGCCAACCAAGCTCAACATTTGACAATGCTTATGGAATCTAGCAAGAAGGTTTTGGTGCAACTCAAAGAAACCAAGGAGGAGCTTCAAGAGACGAAACAAGAGTTAGCCAAGACGAATAGCAAGCTTGAAATGGAGACAGAGCTGCTATCATCACTGAAGAGAGGGCTAGCATTTGAAGTGAATGCCATTAAACAGAGTGACACAGAAAATGAGCGTATTGGAGCCTTCCGTTCCATCCAGTCAATGCTAGAAGAGGAGGAGCTTGAAAATCTCGATTCTCTGATATTCCGAGTGATTGATTTTGTTAAGCACTTTCGTGATGTTACAATCTGGTACAGTGCTCCGTTCATAATCGAGGGTTttaaagtgtgtgtgggtgtacacCCCAAAGGAGTGGGAGTGGGCCTGGGAACACATGCTTCTTTCTCATTGATACTTCTCGATATCGTTTCATCTTCCCCAAACAACGAGGACTTCACTGGATCATTGGACGATATTCGTGTTTTGGTGCCATTATCCAACAACCGAGTTCATCGATCGTTCTTGAAAGAGGTTAAAGGGGCTTTGCCGTTTGATTTAAGTCCATTGAAAGTTGGAGAGAAGAGGAGGATTCTTGGGACGATTAAAGATTGGATTCCACACATCATTGTAAAGGCGGAGCTGGAGGGGCAATCGTTTATGATCAAGATCGAGCGAGGTGGTGACTTCCACAGAGCATTATTTGCTAGTGCCATGAGAGCATCTGCATTGAGTATGGCAGCAAGAGAGGATTGTCGCACATcttaa
- the LOC135331049 gene encoding uncharacterized protein LOC135331049: protein MAEDSHLCNTPLHTAASFGQLDIVSRLLQSEEYDVNVVNSSQQTPLHIASISGHIEIVNFLVNEFNADMGVVDIQNNTPLLLAAENEHVEIAIVLILTSAYGRRHMRSRRIGTPGRVCTYFSEQQKMVMQRFIFRFNDDTKAKDRSVKLLRAQFEDLFIKSDDSPIQYDEIKPFIPVFLAAFLGLQHAISVIAEKFGGKNSLKNITIDGLSLLHFACFGGHADLVKNLVSDYHFDYLLKDKRGWSALHFAACGGDEKTVQLLITEYKLDCSAIGIFGETPLCIAVYMGNLCTIKILIEEFKCNPHIKAVGGYTVIHYACISGAIDAIEKLIRVYHVNPTAANDQDETPLHIAAFYGHVKIVRQLIIDHNCVHLVNKTNKTGYSPICAATKNGHFKTVQVLIDEFNCDPNAKRCEGWTILHYACQSGHTDFVNKLMAKYDLDLTVETNDGDTPLHLATSYGHAEIVQIWPVKQIHIKKCNKHGFTPLCQAARNGHTKTVEMLVEQFKCDPTDKQVNGKTLLHFACQGDHTKLVDQLIKRYHLDPSIRDDDGNTSFHTAVINGQVKTVRHLTKEHKVESHIPNVYNTNPLVLAILNGKKDMMNMLVTELNFDIHITVGPCGYSLVHVACVHGHTEIIKELVHMHNLSPNALDNDGNTPLHLASLHGKYEAIRFLISECNVERSVQNINQMTPLSLAAAKGHRSTVHSLIKEFNCNHDEKGFKEQSILHFACTQGYLDLVTDLITEYKLDPTATDSNGNTPLHLAVYNGHIEVVRYLFDNCTLDTSFGVGNHSGDTVLHAAAQNEKTDIVQYLSTKHKAEVESRNKNDNTPLLLAALHGHFDTAQILIDQFGCNPRAKGYKGQTLLHYTCYTCKGEHTKLTKQLIVQYQLDPMAKDDDGNTPLHFAAAAGQVEMIKFLITQNTKVNCLNRTGWTPLSMAVFYGKRETVTILIEEFNSDVHVKDSRGFTLVHLACAAGHAELMDKLLSDYNCNQDVSIGKLTIFAVVKGLSHMLKHLVTKYKIELSRFLLFQAASRKHTDTLKVLIGDFKCNPLAKDANGKGMLHYFAQLGGSTAIMDELVSMYHLDPMSKDINGNTPLHTAASFGQLAILKHLITTYKVDIDNCNHKNSTSLCLAAQCGQKSIVKLLIDEFNCNSKVKGYNGWSLLHYASCSSKSKELVNELISIYGLDPTTKATDEDTPLHIAAQFGNALILQYFITEKKVDISDMFFTLHCLAELSGDKNTAELFLDIRIMGDKLPATYTNNQTLLHGYAYEGNKINIVDQLIQRFGINPMATDERGNTPLHIAASKGKITILEHLISRYGAQLDSRNSNNYTPLGLAAVNGHASIVRVLIEKFNCYPHVKESGNATVLHCACQSGNTDLIEELTLKFSFDLSAQDEDGNSCLHVTAQHGHTDAFQYLISRFRKDELCVCIMQKNAIRQSLLHMACFSGDIKLVELLLNEFKLPLLSADHEGNTPLHIAAKQGNPKCVKTLLYEYNAPIHIKNFSEQTSEQLGKLSLKNAGHINILFTKYMKEKGSDIQKHYEEILKLSQLQYQNRKLTRIFVLGHHGGGKSTLVDTLKHSFETNSWFKFRSPIKPHTAGIVQSVVDSPQYGRLLIHDFAGDSEYYSSHAAILKNFDSQAGSNIYIIVLNLTNTNEQIKLRFGYWLNFISTLQDNSYILPVGSHCDTFSNKFPVLKKTTIIDETAHEFVSQLELKMQVLNSEAIDCRKKDEVIEFVGNIIQQVSTAAPSFELTLEAKFLCGFLKKEFSEIPACSISKILKLIKHKQVPLPREESKLYLVLKELYHTGLILMIEKENAAIQDCLVIFQLQKIAEELHKKLFSKAAKSAISSKINSIQLTAGLIPESLLPVFLPEHITKECLLYLQYCQELKDVEISGDFTLTTSEPTMITDQDSESESILFFPALCEVKKEGTFWIKASCAFGWYAICDRQRFEHFPIRFLQVLMIRIIHKFPCKQYQPRSRSNLAVLDSSRQQALAKAQRLNPGCQVWSTGLHWLMENGVEAVVDMIKEGGSKQLVVITRSREDCKTECATVLRKIVQVISETKVEFCHRLSPSLYLLHPEELMGNKFPTLVRSSMRYSLEEVIDGWKKNKKHVLSADSKRSKPLLLRSIPIALCTHWNVFFPMDTEMVRFALKDVVNWKLMGLNLDISWTELSKIESDNVAFPDHNLKKERVIQLWMSNEPTWPSMVEALREPSIALYRSADEISTQHNLPLQCNILDEENSTIRPNKDFLKSFADIISSRWQCFASPLSLTSEDIVSIKRETRGAEPTRQALVMLQKWAAHETATYGQLRERLRTRSVFHI, encoded by the exons ATGGCTGAAGACAGCCATCTATGCAACACTCCTTTGCATACTGCAGCAAGCTTTGGACAATTAGACATTGTCAGTAGGTTACTACAATCAGAAGAGTATGACGTTAATGTTGTGAATTCAAGCCAGCAGACTCCACTTCACATTGCTTCGATCAGTGGTCATATTGAAATCGTCAACTTCTTGGTTAATGAATTCAACGCAGATATGGGAGTTGTTGACATTCAAAATAATACACCGCTACTTCTTGCTGCTGAAAATGAGCATGTAGAAATAGCTATTGTGCTTATTCTGACATCTGCTTATGGAAGAAGGCACATGAGGTCCAGGCGGATAGGAACACCTGGTCGTGTGTGTACTTATTTTAGTGAGCAACAAAAAATGGTTATGCAGAGATTTATATTCCGTTTTAATGATGACACCAAAGCTAAAGACAGAAGTGTAAAGCTTTTACGTGCCCAGTTCGAAGATCTTTTTATTAAGAGTGATGACTCTCCGATTCAATATGATGAAATCAAACCATTTATTCCTGTGTTTTTAGCAGCTTTTCTAGGACTTCAACATGCTATAAGTGTAATTGCTGAGAAATTTGGGGGTAAAAATAGCCTCAAGAACATTACAATTGATGGCTTGTCGCTCTTACATTTTGCATGCTTTGGAGGACATGCAGATCTTGTTAAGAATCTCGTATCTGATTATCACTTCGATTACTTACTCAAAGACAAAAGAGGATGGTCAGCCTTGCACTTTGCTGCTTGTGGTGGTGATGAAAAAACTGTCCAATTGCTGATAACGGAGTACAAATTAGATTGCTCTGCTATTGGTATATTTGGGGAAACTCCTTTATGCATAGCAGTTTACATGGGAAATCTATGTACAATAAAAATTCTGATTGAAGAGTTTAAGTGCAATCCTCACATCAAAGCCGTAGGAGGCTACACAGTGAttcactatgcatgtataagtGGTGCGATAGATGCTATAGAAAAACTTATAAGAGTTTATCATGTTAATCCTACAGCTGCTAATGATCAAGATGAAACTCCACTGCACATAGCTGCTTTTTATGGTCATGTTAAAATTGTCCGACAACTTATCATTGATCACAATTGCGTTCATTTAGTCAATAAAACAAATAAGACTGGTTACTCTCCAATTTGTGCAGCAACTAAAAACGGTCACTTTAAGACAGTGCAAGTATTAATTGACGAGTTTAATTGTGACCCTAACGCAAAACGATGCGAGGGCTGGACGATCCTTCATTATGCTTGTCAAAGTGGCCACACAGATTTTGTGAACAAATTAATGGCAAAATATGATCTTGACTTAACAGTAGAAACCAATGATGGAGACACTCCTTTACATTTAGCCACTTCTTACGGACATGCTGAAATAGTGCAGATTTGGCCTGTAAAACAAATACATATCAAAAAATGTAATAAGCATGGATTCACCCCACTCTGTCAAGCAGCTCGAAATGGGCACACAAAAACTGTAGAAATGCTAGTGGAACAGTTTAAGTGTGATCCGACTGATAAACAAGTTAATGGAAAGACACTTCTCCATTTTGCTTGTCAAGGAGATCATACAAAGCTTGTAGATCAATTAATAAAAAGATACCACCTGGATCCATCCATTAGAgatgatgatggaaacacaTCTTTCCACACAGCTGTCATAAATGGCCAAGTTAAGACTGTACGGCACCTTACAAAAGAGCACAAGGTTGAAAGCCACATTCCTAATGTGTATAATACCAACCCACTAGTTCTTGCAATTTTGAATGGAAAGAAAGATATGATGAATATGCTGGTTACAGAATTAAACTTTGATATCCATATTACAGTTGGACCTTGTGGTTATTCTCTTGTCCATGTGGCATGTGTCCACGGCCATACAGAAATTATAAAAGAGCTAGTTCATATGCACAATTTAAGTCCAAATGCATTAGATAATGATGGAAATACGCCTCTGCACCTGGCTTCTCTTCATGGGAAATACGAGGCAATTAGATTCCTCATTTCTGAGTGTAATGTTGAGCGTAGTGTTCAAAATATCAATCAAATGACGCCACTTTCGCTTGCAGCAGCCAAAGGACATAGAAGTACAGTTCATAGTTTGATAAAGGAATTCAACTGCAATCATGATGAAAAAGGCTTCAAGGAGCAGTCCATTTTGCATTTTGCATGCACACAGGGCTATTTAGACTTGGTAACTGACCTCATCACAGAATACAAGCTTGATCCAACAGCTACAGATAGTAACGGTAATACTCCTCTACATCTAGCAGTGTACAACGGGCACATCGAAGTAGTAAGATACTTGTTTGATAATTGCACTCTAGATACAAGTTTTGGAGTAGGCAATCATTCTGGTGATACTGTATTACATGCAGCCGCTCAAAATGAGAAAACAGATATTGTACAGTATTTAAGTACGAAACACAAAGCTGAGGTTGAGAGCCGCAACAAAAATGATAACACTCCACTCTTGCTTGCAGCTCTACACGGGCATTTTGATACGGCGCAAATACTAATTGACCAATTCGGTTGCAACCCTCGGGCCAAAGGTTACAAGGGGCAAACTCTTCTTCACTACACTTGCTACACTTGTAAAGGTGAGCACACAAAGCTTACAAAGCAACTGATAGTGCAGTATCAACTTGATCCTATGGCTAAAGATGATGACGGCAATACTCCTCTGCATTTTGCTGCCGCAGCAGGACAAGTTGAAATGATTAAGTTTCTAATTACTCAAAACACTAAAGTGAACTGTCTTAACAGAACTGGCTGGACCCCACTATCCATGGCAGTTTTTTATGGCAAAAGAGAGACTGTTACAATATTGATAGAGGAGTTTAACAGTGATGTACATGTTAAAGATTCTCGTGGATTTACTCTTGTTCACCTAGCATGTGCAGCAGGTCACGCTGAGCTGATGGATAAATTGTTATCTGATTACAATTGTAACCAAGACGTTTCAATAGGGAAACTTACCATTTTTGCTGTTGTGAAAGGTCTATCTCACATGTTAAAGCATCTTGTTACTAAGTACAAAATTGAACTTAGTAGATTTTTGCTGTTTCAAGCAGCCTCAAGAAAACATACGGACACTTTGAAAGTCTTAATAGGAGATTTTAAATGCAACCCTCTCGCTAAAGACGCAAATGGCAAAGGAATGCTTCATTACTTTGCTCAACTTGGTGGTAGTACAGCTATAATGGATGAATTGGTGAGCATGTATCATCTTGATCCAATGTCTAAAGATATTAATGGCAATACACCACTGCACACAGCTGCTAGCTTCGGACAGCTTGCCATTCTAAAACACTTGATTACTACGTATAAAGTTGATATTGACAACTGTAACCATAAAAATTCCACATCACTATGTCTGGCAGCACAATGTGGGCAGAAAAGTATTGTTAAACTACTTATTGACGAGTTCAATTGCAATTCTAAGGTCAAGGGCTATAACGGATGGTCTCTTCTTCATTATGCATCATGCAGCAGTAAATCAAAGGAACTTGTAAATGAATTAATATCAATCTATGGACTAGATCCCACAACAAAAGCTACTGATGAAGACACTCCATTGCATATAGCAGCCCAATTCGGTAATGCTCTGATTCTTCAATACTTCATAACAGAGAAGAAAGTGGATATTAGCGACATGTTTTTCACCTTACATTGCTTAGCCGAACTGAGTGGAGATAAGAACACAGCAGAGCTGTTCTTAGACATTCGTATAATGGGTGACAAACTTCCTGCTACATATACTAACAATCAAACACTTCTTCATGGGTATGCATATGAAGGGAATAAAATAAATATTGTCGATCAACTAATCCAGAGATTTGGCATTAACCCAATGGCTACGGATGAACGTGGTAATACACCACTGCATATTGCTGCTTCCAAGGGGAAAATTACGATACTGGAGCATTTGATTAGTCGATATGGCGCTCAACTTGACAGCCGTAACAGCAACAACTACACTCCACTTGGTCTAGCAGCTGTGAATGGTCATGCAAGTATAGTAAGAGTTCTCATTGAGAAATTCAATTGTTATCCACATGTGAAGGAGTCTGGAAATGCAACTGTTCTTCATTGCGCCTGTCAAAGTGGAAATACCGACTTAATAGAAGAACTAACACTTAAATTTTCGTTTGATTTGTCAGCTCAAGATGAAGATGGTAATTCATGCTTGCATGTTACTGCTCAACATGGGCATACAGATGCATTCCAATACTTGATTTCGAGGTTTCGTAAGGATGAACTATGTGTATGCATTATGCAAAAAAATGCAATAAGACAGTCGCTTTTACATATGGCATGCTTCAGCGGAGATATAAAGTTAGTGGAATTATTGCTGAATGAATTTAAGCTTCCATTACTGTCGGCTGATCACGAAGGCAACACACCTCTTCATATAGCTGCTAAACAGGGCAATCCTAAATGTGTAAAAACACTACTTTATGAGTACAATGCTCCTATTCATATTAAGAATTTTAGTGAACAAACAAGTGAACAACTCGGGAAATTGTCATTAAAAAATGCAGGTCATATCAATATTTTATTTACCAAGTATATGAAAGAAAAAGGATCAGATATACAAAAACACTATGAAGAAATTTTAAAGCTATCACAGCTGCAGTATCAAAACAGAAAACTAACTCGAATATTTGTTCTCGGTCATCATGGGGGTGGTAAATCAACTCTGGTGGACACATTAAAACACTCCTTTGAGACGAATTCCTGGTTCAAATTTCGTTCACCCATTAAGCCCCACACAGCTGGTATTGTACAAAGTGTTGTAGATAGCCCTCAGTATGGACGACTGTTAATACATGATTTTGCTGGAGACAGTGAGTACTATTCTTCCCATGCTGCAATTCTGAAAAATTTTGATTCTCAAGCGGGATCCAACATATACATAATTGTTTTAAACCTAACCAACACAAACGAGCAAATCAAACTCAGATTTGGATACTGGTTAAATTTTATTTCAACGTTACAAGATAATTCATATATATTACCAGTTGGTAGTCATTGTGATACGTTCTCTAATAAGTTTCCTGTTCTTAAAAAAACGACCATCATAGATGAAACCGCACATGAATTCGTTTCTCAACTAGAGCTAAAAATGCAAGTTTTAAACAGTGAAGCTATTGACTGTCGTAAAAAAGATGAAGTAATCGAGTTTGTAGGAAACATTATACAGCAGGTTTCCACAGCAGCGCCTTCCTTTGAACTAACACTAGAAGCGAAATTCCTCTGTGGCTTTTTAAAGAAGGAGTTCTCAGAAATCCCTGCTTGTAGCATCAGTAAAATTCTCAAGCTTATAAAACACAAACAAGTCCCATTGCCTCGTGAAGAAAGTAAACTCTATCTTGTACTTAAAGAGCTTTATCACACAGGATTAATCTTGATGATTGAGAAAGAAAATGCTGCAATACAAGATTGTTTGGTGATTTTTCAATTGCAAAAGATAGCAGAAGAGTTACACAAAAAACTATTTTCTAAAGCAGCTAAGAGTGCCATATCATCAAAAATCAATTCAATACAACTAACTGCTGGACTCATACCAGAGTCTTTACTACCAGTTTTTCTCCCAGAACACATAACAAAAGAATGTTTGCTTTACCTTCAGTACTGTCAAGAACTAAAGGATGTGGAGATTTCAGGAGATTTTACTTTAACTACATCTGAACCAACAATGATTACTGACCAAGATAGTGAGTCGGAATCTATACTATTTTTTCCAGCACTCTGTGAAGTGAAGAAGGAAGGCACCTTCTGGATTAAAGCGAGCTGCGCATTTGGATGGTATGCCATATGTGATCGACAGCGATTTGAGCACTTCCCAATTAGATTCCTTCAAGTACTTATGATACGTATCATACACAAATTCCCATGTAAACAATACCAGCCTAGATCTAGGTCAAATTTAGCTGTATTAGATAGTTCTAGACAGCAAGCATTGGCAAAGGCTCAAAGGCTTAATCCTGGTTGCCAGGTTTGGTCAACAGGCCTTCACTGGCTAATGGAAAATGGAGTTGAGGCAGTTGTTGATATGATTAAGGAGGGTGGTAGTAAACAACTCGTTGTAATCACTAGAAGCCGGGAGGATTGCAAAACAGAATGTGCAACAGTGTTAAGAAAAATTGTTCAAGTGATAAGCGAAACTAAAGTAGAGTTTTGTCACCGACTATCACCATCTCTTTACCTCCTTCATCCTGAAGAATTGATGGGGAATAAATTCCCAACTTTAGTCAGATCATCCATGCGGTATTCTCTTGAAGAAGTCATTGATGGCTGGAAGAAGAATAAAAAACATGTTCTCAGTGCAGACAGCAAAAGAAGCAAACCTTTATTGTTGAGAAGTATTCCAATTGCACTTTGTACACACTGGA ATGTGTTTTTCCCAATGGATACTGAAATGGTCCGATTTGCCCTGAAAGACGTTGTTAATTGGAAACTCATGGGTCTCAATCTTGACATTTCCTGGACTGAGTTGAGCAAAATTGAGAGTGATAATGTAGCTTTTCCTGACCACAATCTAAAAAAAGAGCGTGTTATCCAGCTATGGATGTCTAACGAGCCAACATGGCCTTCTATGGTGGAAGCACTCAGAGAACCTTCCATTGCTTTGTACAGAAGTGCAGATGAAATTTCAACCCAACACA ACCTGCCTCTACAATGCAATATTCTTGATGAAGAAAATTCGACGATCCGTCCTAACAAGGATTTCCTAAAATCGTTTGCTGATATCATCAGTTCTCGATGGCAGTGTTTTGCatctcccctctccctcacctCAGAGgacattgtgagcatcaagagaGAAACAAGGGGAGCAGAGCCCACCAGACAAGCACTCGTTATGCTGCAGAAGTGGGCAGCCCACGAGACAGCAACTTATGGGCAGTTGAGAGAGAGACTTCGTACACGCTCAGTTTTTCATATCTAA
- the LOC135331052 gene encoding 3'-5' exoribonuclease 1-like — protein MATQSYTKKGSSSFPSEETPTSQPWVPVPYASHHPLYGQMAAKSGHVNSLTAHKVKELLGQLKLSARGCEEVLRKRLKSHLRRQLIQSDPAPPSDVLSLTVLNPYGLDYLLVLDFEATCLEKNPPDYIHEIIEFPVLLLNLQTLHVDAEFHTYVKPVLNPVLSDFCKRLTGIGQTQVDNAPTFSEVFRNFSLWMEEKELGSKLKFAVLTDCPWDIKECLFPQCVFARVPFPRYTTKWIDVRKLFASFYQMRSGNLSKMLHHLGLKFEGREHCGLHDTRNITRIIVQLITDGCVLKYNRFMPDDVLKQFDAFRQR, from the exons ATGGCCACTCAATCATACACAAAGAAAGGAAGCAGCTCATTCCCCAGTGAAGAGACCCCAACAAGTCAGCCCTGGGTACCAGTACCTTATGCGTCACATCACCCCCTTTATGGACAGATGGCAGCCAAGAGTGGACATGTCAACTCTCTAACTGCTCATAAAGTGAAGGAGTTACTCGGTCAACTCAAACTGTCTGCAAG GGGTTGTGAGGAGGTTCTGCGTAAACGACTCAAAAGCCATTTAAGGAGACAGCTGATTCAGAGCGATCCTGCTCCTCCTAGTGATGTGTTGTCATTGACAGTACTCAATCCGTACGGCCTAGACTACCTCCTTGTGTTGGATTTTGAGGCCACCTGTCTCGAGAAGAACCCTCCGGATTACATCCACGAGATTATAGAGTTCCCAGTCCTCTTGCTCAACTTGCAAACACTCCATGTG GATGCTGAGTTTCATACTTATGTCAAACCAGTGCTCAACCCTGTTCTCAGTGACTTCTGTAAGAGACTGACTGGAATTGGACAG ACTCAGGTGGATAATGCTCCCACTTTCTCTGAAGTGTTCAGAAATTTCTCACTGTGGATGGAAGAGAAGGAACTGGGGTCCAAGCTCAAGTTTGCTGTTTTAACTGACTG CCCATGGGACATTAAGGAATGCCTCTTCCCTCAATGTGTGTTTGCACGAGTCCCTTTTCCAAGATACACCACCAAATGGATTGATGTGAGAAAACTGTTTGCAAGTTTCTACCAAATGAGAAGCGGGAACCTTTCAAAAATGCTCCACCATCTTGGGCTCAAGTTTGAAGGAAGAGAACATTGTGGACTCCACGATACTAGGAACATTACCAGAATTATTGTACAGCTTATCACTGATGGTTGTGTACTCAAGTACAATAGGTTCATGCCAGACGATGTGCTAAAACAGTTTGATGCATTTAGACAAAGATAG